AGGCTGCGTGCGGCGATGGCGCCCGGCAAGACGCTGTTGTCCGTGGGGGCGGGCTGGATCGGGCTCGAGGTCGCGGCGACCGCGCGCAAGCTGGGCTTGCAGGCGGCGGTGGTGGAGATGGCCGGGCGGCTGTGTGCCCGCTGCCTTCCCGCGGAGGTCGGTTCTGCTCTTGAGCGCATACATCGCGACCACGGCACGAAGATCCATCTGGACACGCGCATCACGGAGGTGGCCGGGAGGGATGCGGTCGAAGCCGTGACCCTGTCCTCGGGAGAGGTGCTGCCCGTCGATATCGTCGTGATCGGAATCGGTGCGGTGCCCAATGTCGAACTGGCCCGCGATGCCGGTCTTGAAATCGGGAACGGGGTGGTGGTCGATCCGTTCCTGCGGACCTCCGATCCGCACATCTTCGCGGCGGGCGACGTTGCGGCGATGCGGGATGAGACGGGCCGGAGCATCCGCATGGAGTCCTGGGCAAATGCGCAGGATCAGGCGGCGGCCGCGGCGCGGAACATGATGGGAGAGAACAGCGCCTATTCCGTCAACACCTGGTTCTGGTCGGATCAGTACGATCTGAACCTCCAGATGATCGGGGATTGTGCCTCCGACGGCGGAGAGGTGTTTTTGCGCCAAGGGGAAGGCGGCGCCTTCACCCGCCTCTGCGTTGCGGGCGGAAAGCTGGTCGGCGCCATCTGCTTCGACGCGCCGCGCGACATGGCGATCGTCCGGCGGCTGCTGGCCAGGGGATATTCCCCGGCCGGCGACGAGCTCCAGACCGCACCGGACCTGCGCAAACTGCTGTGAGCGGGAGGCTCACACCGGCAGGAAAGACGCGCTCCGGCTCCGGGGCGGCAAATACAAACAACGTTTCAGCTTGAAAAACAGGGAGGAGATAAAATGAAACGAATTCTGGCGACGACGGCGATATGCTCGGCTGCCCTTCTGGGCAGCAGCCCGGCTTCCGCTCAGCAGGTCGAACACGAGGGATGGTTTCTTCGGGGCGGCCTCGTCGGGGTTTACTTCGATCCGGGGGCGGATGTGTCCGTCGCCGGTGGCCAGGTTCCCGGCACGGATATCACGATAGACGACAACTATTCCCTGACCGTCGATATCGGTTACCGTTTCAACGAAAACTGGTCCGCGACCTTCAGCCTCGGTCTTCCGCCCGAGGCGGAGATCGAGGGATCGGGCACTTTGAGCGGCTACCGCCTGGGCAACGTGACCTATGGGCCGGCGGTGCTGATGGGACAATATCGCTTCCCCACGAACAATCCGAAGTTCATGCCCTATGTCGGGGCTGGCATCAACTACACGATCGTCTTCGATACCGACGACAAGGATGTCATCGATTTCGAGGTCGACGACAACTGGGGCGCCGCATTGCAGGTCGGTTTCGAAAGCATGATCACCGACCGGATGGGCCTTTATTTCGACGTCAACAAGATCTGGATCGACACGGATGCAAGCGGCTCGCTGGGCGGTGCGCCGGCAGATGTCAAGGTGACGCTCGATCCGCTGCTCGTCCGGACCGGTGTCGTCTGGCGCTTCTGATCGACATCGCCTCCGTTCCCGGCGCATCGCGCCGGGAATTTCCGATTGCCCTTTCATTTCCACGGGAGACATACATTCATGAAGCTTTACTACATTCCCGGCGCCTGCTCGCTGGCGCCGCATATCGCGTTGCTCGAGGCCGGGATCCCCGCCACATATCATCTGGTGGAAAAGACCGAAGACGGCAACAAGGTCGACGGCAACGATTATCGCGAGATCAATCCGAGCGGGCTGGTGCCGGCGCTCGTCACCGATGACGGCAGGAGGATCGCCGAGGCCGCCGTGGTGCTTCAGTTCATCGCCTCGCAGGTGGAGGGCGGCCGGCTCGGGGACGTGACCGCCGAAGGACGCTGGGAACTCCAGGAAATCCTCAATTTCCTGGCGACGGAAGTTCACAAGTCCTACGGCCCCCTGTTCCATCCGGGCCTGCCGGCGGACATGCGCCCCGTTGTCGAGGCGCAGGTCCGCGACAAGCTTGCCCTGGCCCAGGACCGGATCGGCCCCTCGGGCTATCTCGTTGGAGACGGGTTCACGGTCGCCGACGCCTACCTGTTCACGCTGACCGGCTGGGCAGTTCATCTTCAGATCGACCTGTCGTCGCTGCCGAAGCTCGGTGAATACGTCGGCCGGATCGCAAGCCGGCCCGCCGTGCGTCAGGCGCTCAGGGACGAGGGTCTCGCCTGACCGGCCCAGCTATCGCTCCGGGGCTCGCGCGCGGGTCCCGGCGCGTCAGGGGAAGGTCACTCATGCTTCTTGCCGGAATGGATTTCGCCTGTGGTCAGGACCGGCGAGGCGTCGATGTCCTTCGCGTCGAGCATGGCGGCGACGCGTTCCAGGGAAGCGACAAGTTGCGCCTGTTCCCAGTCGGCCATCGCGCTGAAGGCCTTCACATAGCGCTGTTGCAGCGCGTCGGGCGCATCCGCGAGGCGGCTGTTGCCCTCATCGGTGATCGTGACGTTCGTCTGGCGCCGATCCTCGATCGAGGGAACGCGTTTCACCATGTCCCGCGCGACGAGCTTGTCCACGAGGGCGGTGATCGTCGCCTGGGTCACGCCCATGCGGGACGCGAGCTCCTTCGGTGTCGTGCTGCCCTCCGCGCCGACGAGTTGGAGCACCCGCAACTGGGCCGAGGTCAGGCCCGCAGCCTGCGCCAGATCGCGCTCATAGAGCTCCGTCGCCCGCAGGATACGGCGCAGGGCGATCAGGCTTTGGTCGATTCTGTCTCGATGTTGCTCTGTCATGGCGGCCCAAGATGCCACATCCGGGAAGATCCTTCAATTGTCGAAGCAATTCGCTCTAATGCTTCGCATGTCGAACGATGGATGGACTCAAAGCGCTTTGTTTTCTGATAGGTTTCTTTCCCGTAAAATTCCTGAAATCGCGCTATGAGCGGAAAAAACAGCTTAGAAGGTTGAAATTTTATCTCTCATAGGATACTTAGTCTTTCGAACAAACATGGAGCAGAGGTTCATGCCGAAAGACATGATGACACCGGACACAGATCGCCCCCGAACGCGAGCGCCCCGCCTGCGCAAACCTGATGCGACGGACGGGGCTGCCATCTGGGATCTCGTGCGCGCCTGCAAGCCGCTGGACGAGAACTCCATGTATGCGAACCTGATCCAGGCCGATCATTTCCGCGACACCTGCGTGGTGGCGGAACTCGACGGCGAGATCGTGGGTTGGATCTCGGGTCACATGATCCCGAACAAGGACGCTTTCTTCGTCTGGCAGGTCGCTGTCAGCGCAAAGGCGCGCGGGCTCGGTCTCGGCAAGACCATGCTGTTCGAACTGATCGGACGCGACGAGCTGTCCGGGGCGAAGGCGCTCAAGACCACGATCACCGAAGACAATGACGCCTCCTGGGGCCTGTTCCGGAGCTTCGCCCGTGCCATCGGCGGCGAACTGACCGACGAACCCCATTATGTGAAGGAGACGCATTTCGACGGCGCGCACGACACCGAACATATGGTGACGATCTCGCTGCCGGCCGACGAGGCCGCGCTGAAGAGCGCCGCGTAACTCCCCTCTCACGACAAACCCGAAGGATTCCCCATGCCCAAAGACATGGCACAAGAGAAGACCATCTATGCGCGCCGCGAGAGCGGAGCGCGTTCCTACTGCCGCGCCTTTCCGGCGACCTTTACGGAGGCGCGCGGTTCCGAACTGTTCACCGAGGACGGCAACCGCTACATCGACTTCCTGGCGGGCTGCTCCTCGCTCAACTACGGGCACAACGACCCGGACATGAAGGCGGCGCTGATTGCGCATATCTCACAGGACGGTATCGCCCACGCGCTCGATTTCCATACCGACGCGAAGGAAGCGTTCCTGCGTGCCTTCGAGGAGAATATCCTCGCGCCGCGCGGGATGGATTACCGCGTGATGATGACCGGCCCGACCGGCACGAACGCGGTCGAAGCCGCCATCAAGCTCGCGCGCAAGGTGACCGGCCGGCGCAACGTGATCGCCTTCACCAACGGCTTTCACGGCATGACGATGGGCGCGCTCGCGCTCACCGGCAATGCCTCGAAACGCGGGGGCGCGGGCACCGGGTCGCTCGGTGACGTGACCCATATGCCCTTCGAAGGCGCGATGGGGGACGGCGTCGACACGCTTCAGATGATCGAGAGCCTTCTGGACAATCCCTCCTCCGGCATCGACGCGCCCGCGGCTTTCGTGTTCGAGCCGATCCAGGGCGAAGGCGGGCTGAACGCCGCTTCCGACGACTGGATGCGCGGGATCGAAAGGATCGCCCGCAAACATGGCGCGCTCGTCATCGTCGATGACATCCAGGCCGGTTGCGGCCGCTCCGGCACCTATTTCTCGTTCGAGACCTCGGGCATCGAACCGGACATGATCACGCAGGCGAAATCGCTGTCGGGCTTCGGCCTTCCCTTTGCGGCGCTGCTGATCAGGCCCGAACTCGACGTGTGGAAGCCGGCCGAGCACAACGGCACCTTCCGGGGCAACACCCATGCCTTCGTGACCGCCCGCGTGGCAATCGAGAAATTCTGGAAGGACGACGCGTTCGAGAAGGAATTGGCGGCGAAATCCGTGATGCTGACCTCCGCCTTCAAGGAGGTGGCAGACCTGATCGACGGCGCCGCCCTCAAGGGGCGCGGCCTGATGCAGGGCGTCGACGTCGGGTCGGGCGATCTGGCCGCTGCGATCTGCGCACGCGCCTATGAAAAGGGGCTCGTCATCGAGACCTCGGGCGCCCATGATGAGGTCGTGAAATGCCTCGCCCCGCTCACCACCCCCGACAGGCTCCTGCGCGAAGGGTTCGATATCCTGCTCGAGGCCACCCGCGAGGTGCTCGCGGAACGCTCCGCCGCCTGAGCCAAACGAGACAACCGAGGAAACCGACATGATCGTTCGCGATTTCAACGACCTGAAGAAAACCGACCGCCATGTGGCGGATGCCCGATGGACGTCGACCCGCATGCTGCTGGCCGAAGACGGAATGGGCTTTTCCTTCCACATCACCGTGCTCGAAGCGGGTTCGGAACACATGTTCCATTACAAGCACCACTTCGAGAGCGTCTATTGCATGAAGGGCAAGGGCTCGATCACCGATCTCGGCACCGGCGAGACCCACGAGATCCGTCCCGGCGTGATGTATGCGCTCAACCTGCACGACAAGCACATCCTGCGCGCCGAGGAAGAGCTGCACATGGCCTGTTGCTTCAACCCGCCGGTCACCGGCACGGAAGTGCACCGGGAGGACGGATCCTACGCCCCGGCCGAAGAGCTCGAGGCGTAAGGCGGTCGGTATGGCACATACTGTCGAGAAAATCGGCGGGACAAGCATGTCCCGCGTGGACGAGTTGCGCGACACGCTGTTCATCGGCGGGCGCGAAGGGGCGGATCTCTATGGACGTGTCTTCGTCGTTTCGGCCTTTGGTGGCATCACAAACCTGTTGCTCGAGCACAAGAAATCCGGCGAGCCGGGCGTCTACGCCCGCTATGCCGATGCCGACAGCGACCACGGCTGGCACGAAACGCTGGCGCGGGTGTCGGAGGCGATGAGCACGGCGCACAAGGCCGTGCTCGACCATCCTGCCGATATCGCGCAGGCCGAGGCCTTTGTCGCCGAACGGATCGAAGGCACGCGCAATTGCCTCATTGACCTCCAGCGCCTGTGTTCCTACGGCCATTTCCGCCTCGCCGGGCATCTGTTGCAGGTGCGCGAACTGTTGTCGGGGCTGGGAGAGGCGCATTCCGCGTTCGTCACCACGCTTCTGTTGCAGCGCGCCGGGGTGAATGCACGTTTCGTCGACCTGTCCGGTTGGCGCGACCGGGGAGAGGTGTCGCTCGATGCGCGGATCGCAGGGGCGATGGACGATCTCGACCTGGCGCGGGAAATGCCTATCGTCACTGGGTACGCGCAATGCGTCGAGGGGCTGATGCGGGAATTCGATCGCGGCTATTCGGAGGTGACCTTTTCCCGTCTCGCGGCGCTCACCGGCGCGAAAGAGGCGATCATCCACAAGGAATTCCATCTTTCCTCGGCCGATCCGAACCTCGTCGGGCACGGCGTGGCGCGCAAGCTCGGGCATACGAATTACGACGTGGCCGACCAGATGTCGAATATGGGTATGGAGGCGATCCATCCGAAAGCCGCCAAGACGCTGCGTCAGGCCGACGTGCCGCTGCGCGTGACCAACGCCTTCGAACCGGAGGACGCGGGCACGCTGATCGACGACAAGCCCGCCGAGACGCCCGCGGTGGAAATGGTGACGGGGCTCGACATCGTCTCGCTCGAAGTGTTCGAACAGGACATGGTCGGTGTGAAGGGCTATGACGCGACGATCCTCGACATCCTGACGCGCCACAATGTGCGCATCGTGTCGAAGACCTCGAACGCGAACACGATCACCCATTATCTCGATGCCTCGCTCAAGGTGATGCGCCGGGTGGAGAAGGATCTTACCGAGACCTATCCGAACGCCGAGGTCTCCGCGCGACCGCTCGCGATGGCGTCCGCGATCGGACGCGACCTGTCGGGGCTTTCCGTGCTCACCGACGGGCTTCAGGCCATCGCGGGTGCCGGTCTCTATGCGCTCGGCGCCTCGCAGGGGCCGCGCAATGTCGATGTGCAGTTCATCCTCGAGCGCGATGCGCTGAAGCCGGCGATCGCGGCGCTGCACGGCACACTCGTGGAAACGGCGCGCACGTCCCTGTCCAAGGCTGCCTGAGCCCGCACGCGGCGGGGGCCGTCCCCGAGGTCAGCTCCCGCCGGCCCGCGCCAGGGGCGCGCGCACGCGCACCTCGCGTCCGTCGATGCGGAACGTCCCCTCGGCTTCGAGCCGGCGGACAAGGCGCGACATCGTCTCGCGCTGCACGCCGATCAGATCGGCCAGGTCGGCGCGGCTCAACGGCAGGCGCATGCGCAGCTCCACGCCTTCGCGCGTGCCGTGGCGCTCCATCAGCCAGTTCAGCAGGGCGGCGAGCCGTTCCTTGTTGTCGAGAGTGGCCGCGGCGATGATGCGTCGGTGGCTGCGGTCGATCTCCTCCAGACTGCGTTCGAGCAGCCGCTCGAGAAGCGCCGGATGGTCGCGCAGGAGCCGTCCCGCGCTCCGCCGTCCTACAGTGCAGACCCGAGAGGGCAGCAGGGCCCGCGCTTCGGTCTGGTGCACGCCCCGGCCGAGGAAGGAGCGGAAGCCGACGATCTCCCCCGGATAGGCGAGGCGCAGCAGGATCGACCGGCCGTCGGGATGATGGCTGCGCAAGGCGATCAGCCCCTTCGAGACGCAGAACACCCCACGATTGTCGCTGCCCTGGGCGAAAAGCACCTCGCCCGCCGCGAGTTCGCGCCGCGAGAAGCCGCGCGCGAGCTGCGTCACGGCGTCGGATCCGGCGACGGGGCGCCACAGGCTTGCCTCGTAGAACCGGCAGCGGCCGCAGGGATGGGACGGATCGGAAATCTGGGGCATGATCGGGTCGCGCTCAAATGGAATTCATGAAGGATTTTGCCATCATAGTGCGGCGACGTGGCGGCGGGCAGTGCGACGCAACGTATCAGCCGGGGCAGGGCGGGCAGGAGATGTGACACCCGTCACAGACCGGCGGCAGGCGGGCGGCTATCACCGACGCAAAGCCGGAGCCAGATCCAGATGACCGACCGTCCCTTGCCCATGTCCGCAGCGCTCGCATCTGCCGCGCCGTTGCCGCCGAAACCGGCGGCGCGGGCGGGGCGGGTGTCGCTTTTCGGCTATCTGCGCCTCTTCCGGCGTGACATTCTCTCTGCCCAGCCCGGACATCTCTTTCGGGCCTGGATGGCGGAGATGCGCACGCCCTTCTTCCGATCCTTCCTGTGCAACGATCCCGAGCTGGTGCACCGCGTGCTTCGGGGACCCGTGCGCGACTTCCCGAAGTCGGAGCGGGTGCGGATCGGGCTGCGGCCGCTGCTGCGCAGCTCCGTCTTCATCAGCAACGGTGCGCTCTGGGAACACCAGCGGCGCATCATAGATCCCGCGTTCGAAGGCGGGCGGCTGCGCGAGGTCCTGCCGGCGATGTGGCAAGCGGGACGCGCGGCTGTGGCACGGCTCGCCCCGCTTGCCGATGGTCGTGCGCTGGAGATCGAGGCGCAGACCAGCCATGTGGCGATGGATGTGATCTTCCGTGCGCTGTTCTCGCAACCGATCGAGAGCGGGATCGCACAGGCCGCCCTTGTCGCATTCCGTGACCACCAGGCGGCGCATCCGGTGGCCAATGCCGCCGCGATCCTGCCCTTTCCGAAGTGGGTGCCGCGGTGCCATTCGCGCGCGGTACGGGCGAGCGCGGCGCGCATCCGCACTCTGATCGTCCGGCTCACCACGATGCGCGCGGCGGAGATCGCCGCGGGCACCGCGCCGGATGATCTGGCGACAAGGATCATGACCACCCCGGATCCGGAGACGGGCAGGGTGTTCGACACCGCGGAAATGGTCGATCAGGTGGCGATCTTCTTCCTTGCCGGACACGAGACCTCGGCGGCGGCGCTCGCCTGGGCCCTCTACCTGCTCGCCACCCATCCCGACTGGCAGGAGCGGGTGGCCGCAGAGGCCGGGGCGGTGCTGGGCGCCGGTGCCGAGCCGGATCTCGCCACGCTGAAACGTCTGGAGACGAGCCGGGCCGTCTTTCGCGAAGCCCTGCGGCTCTACCCGCCGGTGCCGATGTATGTGCGCGAGGCGGCCTGCCCGATGCGGTTCCGCGCCCGCAGGGTGCCGAAGGGGGCACAGATCGTGATAAGCCCCTGGCACCTGCATCGCCACGAACGGATCTGGGAGAATCCCGACGGGTTCGATCCCGCCCGCTGGAAGACCGGGAACGGCCGCGAGGGGCTGCGCCTGGCCTATATCCCCTTTTCCGAGGGGCCGCGGGTCTGTCCCGGTGCGGGATTTGCCATGGCGGAGGGGCCGCTGCTGTTGTCGATGCTGGTGCACGTCTTCCGTTTCGACCCCGTGGCGGGAGACGTGCCCGTGCCCGCCGCCCGGCTGACGCTGCGCTCCGCCGACGGCATCCGCCTGCGGCTCCGTCCGCGCCTTCCGACACCCTCCGCATGATCCCGAGGACACGCCCATGACGGACACTCTCCCGATCGCTCCCGCCGCCGCACGTCTCAGCGCATGGCCCTACTGGCTGACCGTCACCTTCGTGCCGCTGGTCGCTCTGGCGCTCTGGCAGGGCGGCTGGACGATCCTGCTGATCCCCTTCTACGGTTGGGTGCTGATGCCACTGCTCGACACGGTTCTGGGCAAGGACCTGCGCAACCCCGACCCCGACACGCCGGACAGCGAACTCTTCGCCTTCCGCCTGCTCACCTGGATCTGGCTGCCGCTCGAACTTTGCCTCGTCTACGGCGCAATCTGGTGCCTGACCCATCTGGACGGCTATTCCACGGCGGAGACGCTGGGGATCATGTTCGCGATCGGCGTCACCACCGGCACGGTCGGGATCGTCTACGCCCATGAGCTTTTTCACAAGACCAACCGGTTCGAGCGCAATCTGGGCGATCTGCTCATGGCGCTGGTGCTCTACGGTCATTTCCGCACGGAACACCTGCTGGTGCATCACCCCTGGGTCGGCACGCCGCGCGACACCGTGACGGCGCGCTACAACGAGGGGTTCCACCGCGCCTTCTTCCGGATTTTGCGCACCGGCTTTCCCTCCGCCTGGCGCGCCGAACGGGCGATGCTCGCGCGGCGCGGGCGGAGCCCGTGGCATCGCAGCAATCCGATCTGGAAATATCTCGCGCTACAGGCCCTCTTTCTCGCCTTTGCCTTCGCCGTGGGAGGATGGGCTGGCATCGGCCTCTTCGCCCTCCAGGCCATCGTGGCGATCTGGCAGCTCGAGCTGACCAATTATGTGGAGCATTACGGGCTGACCCGCAAATACCTGGGCGACGGGCGATATGAGCCGGTGAAGCCGCATCATTCCTGGGATTCGGCGCATCGGGTGTCCGGTCTGCTGCTGATCAACCTGCAACGCCATGCCGATCACCACCTGCATCCGCTGCGCCGGTTTCCGCTCTTGCAGATCTACGACGAAACACAGGTGCCGATGCTGCCGACCGGCTACCCGCCGATGACTTTCCTCGCGATGATCCCGCCGGTCTGGCGGCGGATCTTCAACCCGCGGGTAAAGGCATGGCGGCGGCAGTTCTATCCCGAAATCACCGATTGGACCCCCTACAAGACCGGGTCCTTGCCGATGCCGAGGGGCGCGGGCTGATCCCTTTCCGCCCCCTCGGCGCCTGTGCCGGGCGCGTCCCAACACTCCGGCACAGGTTCCCTTCGTCGCAGCCGCCGCGTGACGTGACTGGCGCGGCGGCTGCGCGCTGCGCGAGGCATTCAGGCGCCGCCCGCGGGTTCCGCCTCCTCGGTCGACCAGTCGGCGCCGCGCGTGCCCGTGAGGAACCCATCCGAAAGCCGCATGGGTGCCGCCGCGTGCAGCCGCCGCACCGCTTCGCCGGGATCAAGGCGCCCGTCGAGGGCCGCCCGATAGAGCGCGCAGATCTCGCCGAAGCCTGTGGATTGCGGCGACAGGCGCAGCGCCGCCACCCCCGCCTCGCGCAGCGCGTCGATCTGCTGCAATGCGCAGGCATGGCTTTCCGAGAGAGTCTGTACGCCGTTCATCGCCAGAAACGGCTGGCCATCGAGCGTTTCCACGGTCAGCCCGTCGGAATCGGCCTCGCAGGCAAACTTGCAACTGTCCTTCGTGCGCCCGTGGAGCCGCGCGTGATAGCACCGGCCCGAGATTGCGAGCGGCACCCGTCCGTGACCCCAGACCTCGACCGTCACGCCCCGCGCCGCGCCTTCGCGCGCGAGCACCGCCACGGAAGCGAGCGGCAGCTCCGGCGGCAGGCAGATCCGCCGCGCCCCCCGCGCCGCGAGCCAGGCGAGCGTCGCCTCGTTGTAGACGTTCACGAGCGGCCCGACCGAGAAGGCTGTGCCCGCAGGCAGCCAGGCCAGGGCGGTGAGATCCGCGATCTCGATCCCGGCGCCGGCCTCGGCGGCGGTGCCGATCAGGGCCTGCGCGGCACGCCGTTCCCGCGGCAGGGTCACCAGCGCCAGCGTGGAGAGCGCCACGGTCTTGCCCGCCGCGCGCATCCGCTCCACCGCCGCGCCCAGCTCCGCCGCCACGAAAGGCTCGCGCTTCGAGCAGACCGCCTCTCCCAGCACCACATGCGAGACCGGCGCATCGGCGATCTCCTCGTAGAGCCCGAGGCGGCGCGGCTGCGGCCAGAAGAACAGGTTCGGTCCGACGGTGAGGTCCATTTTCACTCCTTCCCTGCCGGTCGGCGACCGGTCAACGCCATGTCTTGCGATAGGCGCCGGTGGTGGTGGCCTGCCCCTCCGACAGTGCGGCAAGCGCCGTCTCGGGCAGCGGGTGGCCCGCCGCGAGCGCATCCACCGCGGCGCGGAAACTCGCCACCACCTGCGCCACATAGGCCCGCGACCGCTGCCGCCCCTCGATCTTCAGCGCGCGTACCCCGGCCTGCGCGAGCTGCGGCATCAGTTCGGTCGCGTTGAGGCTTACGGGATCCTCGAAGAGATGGCCCTCCGTCCCGCTGGCGCGGAAACAGCCCTTGCACAGGGTCGGGTAGGGCGCGCTTTCGCCGGCGCGGACGCGATGGATGGTAAAGCCCCCGAGTTTCGCATCGAGCTCCCCTGCCGTCTCGTGATAGGAGACGTGACTGGCGGGCGAACAGACGCCGTTCATGTTGGGTGACAGCCCCGTCGCATAAGAAGAAAGCGCGCAGCGGCCTTCGGCCATCACGCACAGGCCGCCATAGACGAAGACCTCGGTCTCCACGTCGGTCTCGGCGTTGATCGCCGCGATCTCGGGGACGGAGAGCACACGCGGCAGCACCACCCGCTTCACTCCGAATTCGCGGCCGTAGAAATTGATCACCTCGGCATTCGAGGCTGCCGCCTGCACCGACAGGTGGCGGCGCAGGCCGGGATGGCGGTCGGCCGCATGGGCGAGCAGGCCGGGATCGGCTAGGATGACCGCGTCTGCCCCCGCCGTCTCGGCATCCGCGAGCGCGCGGTGCCACGGGCCGGCCTCGCCTGCGCGGGGAAAGGTGTTGATCGCCACCAGCACCTTCACCCCGTGCGCATGGGCGAAGTCGATCCCCGCCCGCATCTCGTCCCGCTCGAAATTGAGACCCGGAAAATTGCGCGCGTTCGTCGCATCGGCAAAGCCGCAATAGACGCTATGCGCACCCGCCTTCACCGCCGCACGCAGCGCCGCCGGCGTGCCGGCCGGGCAGACGATCTCCATCACCATGGCAGCGTCTCCGCGGGACGGTGCAGCACCACGCCCGTGTGTCGCTCGACAAGGCCAACGAACGGGCGGAGCCCGGAGGCGAGCGGGCCGGCAAATGCGAAGATTTCCTCGCTCAGGTCGAGTTCGGCATCGTCGAGCGCATTGCGCAGCGCCAGCACCGCCGCGGTATCGCCCTCGATCGCGAGGTCGCGCGAAAAGAACAGCGCATCCCCGTCGAAGGCGCCGTGCACGAGGCCGAGGAGCGCCGAAAGCGATCCGGCGATGCGGGCCGTGGCCTGCGCCTGCGCGCTCCGGCGCAGAAGCGTGACGCGCGGGCGTCCTCCGCCAGGCTCGAGCAGCAGCGCGAAGGGCAGGTCGGTCGGATCTATGAGAAACCGCGCCTGGCCATGCGCGCCCAGCCGCCGGAACATGGCCGGATGGCGTGTCGCCACCGCGCGGGCGTAGCGGGTCAGGCCGAGGGAAAGCGCACCGGGCGGGGTGAGGGCCAGCGCCTGTGCCAAGGGGCGCGGAACACGCGGCAGGCTTGGGCGGGTGTCGGACATCTTTCCTCCTCGGCGCGGTGGCTCCCCCGCTCTTAGGCGATTGTGCCGCTGCGGG
The nucleotide sequence above comes from Celeribacter indicus. Encoded proteins:
- a CDS encoding glutathione binding-like protein, whose product is MKLYYIPGACSLAPHIALLEAGIPATYHLVEKTEDGNKVDGNDYREINPSGLVPALVTDDGRRIAEAAVVLQFIASQVEGGRLGDVTAEGRWELQEILNFLATEVHKSYGPLFHPGLPADMRPVVEAQVRDKLALAQDRIGPSGYLVGDGFTVADAYLFTLTGWAVHLQIDLSSLPKLGEYVGRIASRPAVRQALRDEGLA
- the ectA gene encoding diaminobutyrate acetyltransferase codes for the protein MPKDMMTPDTDRPRTRAPRLRKPDATDGAAIWDLVRACKPLDENSMYANLIQADHFRDTCVVAELDGEIVGWISGHMIPNKDAFFVWQVAVSAKARGLGLGKTMLFELIGRDELSGAKALKTTITEDNDASWGLFRSFARAIGGELTDEPHYVKETHFDGAHDTEHMVTISLPADEAALKSAA
- a CDS encoding ectoine synthase codes for the protein MIVRDFNDLKKTDRHVADARWTSTRMLLAEDGMGFSFHITVLEAGSEHMFHYKHHFESVYCMKGKGSITDLGTGETHEIRPGVMYALNLHDKHILRAEEELHMACCFNPPVTGTEVHREDGSYAPAEELEA
- a CDS encoding aspartate kinase codes for the protein MAHTVEKIGGTSMSRVDELRDTLFIGGREGADLYGRVFVVSAFGGITNLLLEHKKSGEPGVYARYADADSDHGWHETLARVSEAMSTAHKAVLDHPADIAQAEAFVAERIEGTRNCLIDLQRLCSYGHFRLAGHLLQVRELLSGLGEAHSAFVTTLLLQRAGVNARFVDLSGWRDRGEVSLDARIAGAMDDLDLAREMPIVTGYAQCVEGLMREFDRGYSEVTFSRLAALTGAKEAIIHKEFHLSSADPNLVGHGVARKLGHTNYDVADQMSNMGMEAIHPKAAKTLRQADVPLRVTNAFEPEDAGTLIDDKPAETPAVEMVTGLDIVSLEVFEQDMVGVKGYDATILDILTRHNVRIVSKTSNANTITHYLDASLKVMRRVEKDLTETYPNAEVSARPLAMASAIGRDLSGLSVLTDGLQAIAGAGLYALGASQGPRNVDVQFILERDALKPAIAALHGTLVETARTSLSKAA
- a CDS encoding NAD(P)/FAD-dependent oxidoreductase codes for the protein MEHFVILGGGQAAATAARTLRDEGFGGSVTIVSEENRLPYERPPLSKAVLQGEADVAKVTLIPEEALVDLNLDLLRGHRAVALDRGGRKVILSSGRELSYDRLLIATGSRPRLIDGPLSGKSNVFYLRTFDDAERLRAAMAPGKTLLSVGAGWIGLEVAATARKLGLQAAVVEMAGRLCARCLPAEVGSALERIHRDHGTKIHLDTRITEVAGRDAVEAVTLSSGEVLPVDIVVIGIGAVPNVELARDAGLEIGNGVVVDPFLRTSDPHIFAAGDVAAMRDETGRSIRMESWANAQDQAAAAARNMMGENSAYSVNTWFWSDQYDLNLQMIGDCASDGGEVFLRQGEGGAFTRLCVAGGKLVGAICFDAPRDMAIVRRLLARGYSPAGDELQTAPDLRKLL
- a CDS encoding MarR family winged helix-turn-helix transcriptional regulator; amino-acid sequence: MTEQHRDRIDQSLIALRRILRATELYERDLAQAAGLTSAQLRVLQLVGAEGSTTPKELASRMGVTQATITALVDKLVARDMVKRVPSIEDRRQTNVTITDEGNSRLADAPDALQQRYVKAFSAMADWEQAQLVASLERVAAMLDAKDIDASPVLTTGEIHSGKKHE
- the ectB gene encoding diaminobutyrate--2-oxoglutarate transaminase, with the protein product MPKDMAQEKTIYARRESGARSYCRAFPATFTEARGSELFTEDGNRYIDFLAGCSSLNYGHNDPDMKAALIAHISQDGIAHALDFHTDAKEAFLRAFEENILAPRGMDYRVMMTGPTGTNAVEAAIKLARKVTGRRNVIAFTNGFHGMTMGALALTGNASKRGGAGTGSLGDVTHMPFEGAMGDGVDTLQMIESLLDNPSSGIDAPAAFVFEPIQGEGGLNAASDDWMRGIERIARKHGALVIVDDIQAGCGRSGTYFSFETSGIEPDMITQAKSLSGFGLPFAALLIRPELDVWKPAEHNGTFRGNTHAFVTARVAIEKFWKDDAFEKELAAKSVMLTSAFKEVADLIDGAALKGRGLMQGVDVGSGDLAAAICARAYEKGLVIETSGAHDEVVKCLAPLTTPDRLLREGFDILLEATREVLAERSAA
- a CDS encoding OmpW/AlkL family protein, which codes for MKRILATTAICSAALLGSSPASAQQVEHEGWFLRGGLVGVYFDPGADVSVAGGQVPGTDITIDDNYSLTVDIGYRFNENWSATFSLGLPPEAEIEGSGTLSGYRLGNVTYGPAVLMGQYRFPTNNPKFMPYVGAGINYTIVFDTDDKDVIDFEVDDNWGAALQVGFESMITDRMGLYFDVNKIWIDTDASGSLGGAPADVKVTLDPLLVRTGVVWRF
- a CDS encoding Crp/Fnr family transcriptional regulator, translating into MPQISDPSHPCGRCRFYEASLWRPVAGSDAVTQLARGFSRRELAAGEVLFAQGSDNRGVFCVSKGLIALRSHHPDGRSILLRLAYPGEIVGFRSFLGRGVHQTEARALLPSRVCTVGRRSAGRLLRDHPALLERLLERSLEEIDRSHRRIIAAATLDNKERLAALLNWLMERHGTREGVELRMRLPLSRADLADLIGVQRETMSRLVRRLEAEGTFRIDGREVRVRAPLARAGGS